CCGGTGCATAAAACTTTGCCATCCCCTAGTTTACTCGGGAATTAATCGGAATCCGTATTAGGAGGTTCCTCTAGAGCGCCGAGCTGACTTCAGAGCCGACCAGACACGCGTGGCTGCCAGAATCACCTTCTAAGGCCCACGCCAACGTCTGAAAACAAAAAAGCCCCGTACAAGACGGGGTATTTTTCGGTGGTGCGGATGCCCAGACTTGAACTGGGGACCTCACGCTTATCAGGCGTGCGCTCTAACCAACTGAGCTACACCCGCACACTCGCTGTCCGTAGAACGCCGGGCAAGCGGAAGGAATATTAGCAAGCACAGGGGAGGGTGTCAACCACTCAGAAGCCCAGTTCCGGGGCGATGCCGTGCAGGCTGCGGTATTCCTCCAGAGCGTAGCGGTCAGTCATGCCCGCGATGTGGTCGCAGACGGTGCGTTCCAGCCCGTTTCCTTCCAGCCGAGAGCGTGCCCCCGGCGGCAGCATGGCGGGGCGCTTCAGAAAGGCGCGGTACAGGCTTTCCAGGCAGTGTTCGGCCTGGGCAACCTGCCGCAGCACACGCGGGTGCCGGTAAAGCCGCTCGAACAGAAAGCGGTTCAGCTCGCTCAGGCCGCTGTGCATCGCCGGACTGAACGCAATCAGGGTGCTGGGGTGGGCAGCCACCTGCTGAGGCGAAACAATGCCCGCTGCCTTGAGCTGCTCGTGACTGTGGGTCGTCAGATCGTCGATCAGCCAGCCGAGCAGTTCGCGCTGAATCGAGCGGCGATCTTTCTCGCCAACGTGGTCGGGGTCGAGGTGCAGGCGGGCTGTCAGGTGCTCCCACAGCGGCAACCCGCGCAGGTCGTGGGGGGCGATCAGGCCACTTCTCAGGCCGTCGTCGAGGTCGTGGGCGCTGTAGGCCAGTCCGTCGGCCACATTCACCAGTTGCGCTTCCAGGGTGTGCTGTCCACTGCTCAGATGGGCGTGCTTCGCCAGCCCGTCCAGCGTCTCACGCGTCAGGTTCAGGCCCGGAAAGTCGGGGTAGCGGTCTTCCAGTTCGGTCACGATCCGCACCGTCTGAAGGTTGTGGTCGAATCCGCCGTGTGCCGCCGCCAGCCCGTCCAGAATCGATTCTCCGGCGTGGCCGAAGGGTGGATGGCCCAGGTCGTGTGCCAGCGAGATGGTCTCGGCCAGTGTTTCGTTCAGCCCCAGGTTCAGCGCCACCGAACGCGCTGCCTGCGCCACCTCCAGCGTGTGTGTCAGGCGGGTGCGGTAATGGTCGCCCTGGGCATTCAGAAACACCTGGGTCTTGTATTCCAGCCGCCGGAACGCCGCCGTGTGCAGCACCCGGTCACGGTCTTTCTGGAAGGCGGTGCGGCGCGGCGATTCGGGTTCCGGGTACAGTCGCCCCCGGCTGCTCTGGCTGAGCGTGGCGTAGGGAGCCAGCGTCTGCGCTTCACGTGTTTCCAGGGCGGCCCGGTCAAACAGCATGGGGGCAGTGTAGAGCAGGGGCAGGCGTCAGACTCTAGGAGTGAGGATTTCGGAAAGGCGGTGGGCTTCGGAATCGAAGTTCTGAGCGAACGAGCCTCGCGGCGTGCATCACCCCTGCCCGTTGGTACGGCAAACCTGCAACGCTCGCTGGAACAGGCGTTTGTCGTCGCTCAGAGCCTACAGCTCAGAGCCGACAACCGTGTTCTACACGCTCAGGGTTTTGGCGCAGCGGTACAGGTCGCGGCTCACGTCCTTGCTCTTTTCCCAGGTTTCGTGCAGCGGCGTAAAGGTCATGCCGCCGTTTCCCCGGCCCACCATGATGTCGCTCTTGCCTTCGATCAGGGCGAGAACCGCCGCTTCGCCCAGCCGCGACGCCAGCACTCTGTCGCTGCTGACAGGTGAACCGCCCCGCTGGATGTGGCCCAGGATGGTCAGGCGGGTGTCGAGGCCAGTCTGAGCTTCGACGGCTCTGGCAACGGCCTCGCCGCCGCCCGGATAGCCCTCGGCCACGATCAGGATGCTGCTGGCCTTGCCCTTGGCCGCGCTGTCACGTACCACCTGCGCGATGTGCTCGGCGGGGTGCTCTTCTTCCGGCAGAAAGACCTCTTCCGCGCCGCCCGCCACCGCCACATCCAGCGCGATGTGTCCGGCGTGCCGCCCCATCACTTCCACCACGAAGATGCGCTCATGAGACGCCGCCGTGTCGCGCAGCTTGTCCACCGCGTCTAGCGCTGTCTCGACTGCCGTGAAATAGCCGATGGTGTGGTCGGTGCCGTACAGATCGTTGTCGATGGTGCCGGGCACGCCGATCACCGGGATGCCGTGTTCCTGTTGCAGATAGTGCGCTCCGTGAAAGCTGCCGTCGCCGCCGATCACGATCAGGCCGTCCACGCCCCAGGCTTTCAGGTGCCCTGCGCCCAGCGTGCGCCCTTCCGGGGTGCGCCAGGTGTGCGAACGGGCCGTCAGCAGTACCGTGCCGCCGCGCTGGATGATGTTCGCCACGTCTCTAGGGCCGAGCAGCCGCATATCGCCCTGATGCAGCCCCTGGAAGCCGCGCCGCACGCCCACCACCTCGACACCATGGAAGGTGGCAGCCCGCACCACTGCACGGATGGCGGCGTTCATGCCGGGCGCGTCGCCGCCGCTGGTCAGAACCGCGATGCGCCGGGGTTTGGGAGTCGTGGAAGTGCTTCCAGAAGGGACTGTGGCAGCATCGAGCTGCGCTTCGGATGAATGGGCGTCAGTCTGGGTCATAGGGCTCCTGGTGGTCTGCGCCGCGCTTCTGCGGGGCTACACCCTGAAGTGCCCGCAGCGCCAGCTCATAAGCGTCATTCTTACGCAAACCTGCTGCCTGTAACAACTCCCGGATGTCGCGCAGGGTTTTTCCCTCGGCGGCCCAACCTGCGGCCAATGCGCTGTGGTCGGCGTCCGGGGTGGGGCGCGGCTGTTCCGGAGCGCCCGCCAGCACCAGCACGATCTCGCCTTTCACGCCCCCCGAGAAGTGTGCGGCCAGCTCTGCCAGCGTGCCGCGCCGCGTTTCCTCGAACTTCTTCGACAGTTCGCGGGTCACGCTTGCCTGCCGCTCGGGGGCGTCTGGGCGGTGTGCGGCACACAGGGCCGCCAGCTCGGTCAGGGTGGCGTGCAGACGGTGAGGGCTTTCGTAGATCAGCGAGGTTTCCGGACGCTCGACCACCGCCTTCAGCCGTTCTCTGCGCTCGCGCCCACTGCGCGGCAAAAAGCCCTCGAAGGTAAATCGCCCGCTGTCCAGCCCCGACAGGATTAGGGCAGGTACGAACGCGGTGGGGCCGGGCAGCACCTCGGCGCGGTGGCCCAGTTCCAGCGCCAGCCGCAGCAGTTCTGCGCCGGGGTCGCTGATCCCGGGTGTGCCCGCGTCCGAGACGTAGGCCAGCCGGGGATACTGCTCCAGAATGCCCGGCGCACGGTTCATGGTGTGGGCGTCGAGCCGCACCAGCGGCCTGGAAATGCCCAGATGCGTCAGCAGTTGCCCGCTGCGCCGGGTGTCTTCACAGGCCACCGCGTCGCAGTTCCTGAGTACTTCGATGGCCCGCAGCGTGATATCGCCCAGGTTTCCCAGCGGCGTGGGAACGAGCCACACGCAGCCCACCGCTTTGGAGACGGTCATCCTGATTCCGTGATCGAGTTGCCTGGCCGCCCTGCCCGGATATCAGGATTCGCCGGAATCCTTTCAAGCGCCGCGCTGCTCATCCAGTGGGTTCCAGCGTCTCGCGCACCGCTGCCAGTCCCGGCGTGGGTTTCAGGCGGATACGCACCTTGTTGGGGCGTCTGAACGCGCTCGTGATGGTGGCCCGCAGCAGTTCTGCCTCGCCCACCGTCACCGTCACCAGCGTTCCTTCCGGCAACCTCGCGCCGTCCTGCAAGACCACCACACCGTCTTCGATGATGCCTCTGTAGGCGCGCATGTCAACTGCCCCTTTTCTGTCTGCGCTCGGCCTGCATCAGCAGTTCCCGCAGCGCCGTGATTTCGGATTCTCTGGCTCCACCTAAAGAAGCGTAACGGTCGATGACGGCGGCAGCTTCGCGGCGACGCCCCAGCCGCAGCAGCAGCCCCGCGAGGTGTTCGCCCTGCACGTAGTAGGCGCGGGGATTGTCTGGCTCACGGTTGACCTGCGCCCGCGCCAGTTCCAGCGTCGCGGAAGCTTCGCGGGTGCGGGCCACCTGCCAGCGGATAAAGACGGTGGCGGCCACGAAGATCAGGATCGCCAGCATCGTGGTTACCACCGATGAACGCGACACGTCGTAAGACATCCCGACCCGCACCGCCAGCGGAAAGAAGAAGGTCAGCAGCACCACCACCGCCAGAGAGGCCGCGTAGTTCATGCTGCTCCCCGGTCCTCTGGCCAGTGGCCCGGCGTCTGAACAAGCAAGGGGGCAACCACCCGGCCAGTTTACCGCGCCTGCCGAGTTGATGCTTGCCCTGTATGCTGAGCGGCATGCGCCTGCATCTGATCACGGTGGGCGAACCCCGCCTCAGCTACGCCCGCGCGGGCTGGGACGAGTACACCCTGCGCCTGAAGCACTACCACAAACTCAGCGTCACGCACGTACCCGGCAGCACGCCCCACAAGGAATCGCAGGCCATTCTGAAGGCAGCGGGCCGCGCTCCGGTCATTGCCCTCGATCCACGTGGCAAACAGTGGAGCAGCGAGGAACTCAGCGACTTTATCGACACCCAGGGCCTGCGGAGCGTGGGAGAACTGGCCTTTGCCATCGGTGGCCCCGACGGACACAGCGACGAACTCAGGGCCGCCGCCCATACGCTGTGGTCGCTAGGAAAGCTGACCCTGCCGCACGACCTGGCGATGGTGGTGCTGGCAGAAGCGCTGTACCGCGCCGCGACCATCAGCAGGGGAGAGCCGTACCACCGGGGCTGAAAGTGAACTGAAGGCCGAGTTTCCGGCTCACTGAAACTGCACGCTCGCCAGGGCCGCCGTGAACAGCGGCAGGTGCTTGGAGAAGTCGGTGGCGGCGTCGGTCAGCTGGAAGTTGTAGAAGTTTTTGCGCCCGTTGCCGAACCAGATCTGCATTTTCAGGTTCTTGCCCTTTTCGCTCAGGGTATAGACGTGGGTCAGGCCCGTCACGCCGCCGTAGCGGGCGGTGCTGGAACTCAGCAGTTTCAGCGTGCCGCCGCCCTGCGTCACTGCACCCTCGAAGGCCCGGAATTCGTTCGCCAGATCGAGGCTCTGGCCCTGCTTGGGAATAAAGGTGAAGCGCATCAGCGCGGCAGGGGCTTTGGGTGCAGACGCGATATTCACGCCGCGTAGCCCGTCGTTGAAGCGCACGCCGAGCCAACCGGTCGGCAGGCTGATGGTAAAGGGGATGGCCGGATCACTCACGCGGATGGTTTTGCCGGGGGCAGTGCCCTGGGCTGCCACGGTGCCGCTCAGGGCCAGCGCTGCGAGCAGAGACATACGTTTGGAAGTCATGCAGGCAGCGTACCGAGCGGCGGTGAGCACAGAATAATGGTGCTGTGACCGACTCTTCCGAAGTGGTGGGCTTTCCGGTATCGCATCCGCTGCGGGTGCGCTGGGCCGAAGTAGACGCTCAGCAGGTGGTCTTCAACGGCCATTATCTGATGTACGCCGACGTATGCTGCACCGAGTACTTCCGGGCAGCGGGCGTCGAACTGTGGACGCCCTCCGCCCTGACAGCGGCGGAGCACCACCCAGATGCGCTCGATGCCTACGTGGTCAGGGCTACGCTCGACTACCGCGCCCCCGCCCGCTTCGACGATCTATTGCTGCTGCGGGGCCGGATAGCGCGGCTGGGCAACAGCAGTTTTACCTTCGAGTGCTGTATCGAACGCGGGCCGACGCTGCTGTGCCGTGTGGAACTGATCTATGTGAATGCCCATGCAGGCGCTTCCGTGTCGCTGCCCAGCAGCTTCCGGGTGGCGGTACGGGCGCTTCAGGGCGACCCGGAATCCAGCCCCAGCGAGACGTGAAGATTGGCTGGCCCCGCCACGTCAGATAGCGGCACCGGGCCGTAATACCGTGAATCCACGCTTTCGCCCAGAATTCGGTTGTCGCCCATCACAAACACGCTTCCGGCGGGAACGCGCACCGGGTCTTCGTCGCTGGGCGTGTCGCCGCTGGCATACGGTTCAGGCAGCACCTTCCCGCCGATATGCACCTTGCCCCCGGAAATGCTGACGGTTTCGCCGGGCAGCCCGATCACCCGCTTGATGTTATACGGGCGGTAGCGTCCGAATGGTCCCTGCTGGAAGGCGTATTCGCTGGTAGCCGGGGCCTTGAACACCACGATGTCGCCGCGCCGGGGATAGGTCTGCGACAGCCCCCACGCCCGCAGCCAGCGCGGATACTTGAGCAGCAGGGCCACGTCGCCGCTGTGGAGCGTCGGATTCATGCTGTTGCCGTCGACACGGGCAAAGGTAAAGCCGAAGGTGATGAGCAGCCAGATCGGCAGGATGGCTCCCAGCACCCACACACGCCAGATGTGGCGCAGCAGCGAGCGGCGGGGCAGAGGAGGAGATGGCGGAACCGTCACCGCGCCATCTTAGAACGGGCGGGGCTGTGGGCTATGAGCTTTGAGTCGTGAGCTCTGGGCTATGAGCCACAGCCAACGCTTCTTGCTAGCCGTTGACCTTCAGCCCCTCTTCAGGGGGGGCCGCCGCGTCAGCGGCTGGGGGGTGAAATGAGCGCAGCGAATCTCTTTCGCCCAGAGCCCAGAGCTCAAGGCCCACAGCCCATTCTGTTTTAGGCTAAACTACTCGGGTGATCGCTTTTCTTTCCGGTACCGTGCGCGATATTCGTGAGGCGAGCGTGGTGCTGATGGTGTCGGGTGTGGGGTACGAGCTGCTGTGTCCGGCCTCGACGCTGGGCCACCTGAGCGTGGGTGCGCCCGCCGAACTGCATACCCGGCTGGTGGTGCGCGAAGATTCCATGACGCTGTACGGCTTTCTGGATACTGACAGCCTGCGACTCTTCGATCTGCTGACAAGTGTGAGCGGAGTCGGCCCAAAGCTGGGGCTGGCGCTGCTGTCGGCCATGCCCCCCTCGGCGCTGGCCCAGGGGCTCCTCAGCGGCGATACCAGTCTGTTGTCCAGCGTTTCGGGTGTGGGCAAGAAAACCGCCGAGCGGCTGGTGCTGGAGCTTCAGAACAAGGTGCCGGAACATCTGGCGGCAGGCATGAATGCCAGTGGCGCGGCGGCAGCCGTTTCGACAGCGGGCCGAGACGCGGTAGACGCGCTGATGGCCCTGGGCTTCCGTGACGCGCAGGTACGGGCGGCAGTGGCCGAACTGCTCTCGCAGGACAGCACGCTGAGCGCCGACACCCTGATCCGGCGGGCACTGGGCAAGCTGCGCTGAGTCCAGCGGGCATTTCCCGAGTCACTTCCGTCCAGTCTGAAGATTCGCCAGGAAGCCGGAACGTCGCCTGCGGTTCCTCATATTCTTCGTTGCCGCTCCACCTTGGTCGTTCGGCTGTCTCCTTACGCCGAGTCGGGGTGAATATCTCTCTGCACGTCACATATACAGGCCGAGTTTGTATATGCTGATCAAGGGGGATGACATGACGAATGATCCGGACAGATTCGGTGTACAGGCTCCAGCAGGCAGTGCGGGCAACAGCGGGCGGGTGAGTCTCGACAAGACCGCGCCTGACGCTGACGGATCAGCGCCTTACGGCGGGGTGCCTGTGCCGCCGTCGCCGGTCAGTCAGCAGGGTGGCCCGTCGCCCTGGCCCAACAGCGCCGGGCAGTCTGCCCCCCTGCCTCAGAGCGATATAGCCCAGAAGAAGCTGATCGCCGGACTCCTGGGCATCTTTCTGGGCAGCCTGGGCGTCCACAAGTTCTATCTGGGCATCAACCAGTCCGGCATCATCATGCTGGGGCTGACCGTGGGCGGCTGGATTCTGTTCACGCTGCTCGCCATCATCCTGATCGGCTTCGTATTTCTGCTGCTTCCGGCGGCAGTCGGCCTGATCGGTCTGATCGAGGGCATTCTGTACCTCACCAAAACCGACGCCGATTTCGAGCGCGAATACGTTGTGGGCAAGAAACTCTGGTTCTGAAACGGGTCTTCCGGCTGTGTATCAAACGCACCCCTGGCACCCAGTTTCCGCCGCTTCAGTCTGATGCAGACCTGAAGCCACATAAATGCTTTCTACTGAAAAGCTCATAGGCCGTCATTCGCGCCCCTGTAGCCTTGCACTCAGGAGGCACACTCATGAAGAAAATTCTGACCATTTCGGCAGCGGTAACAGCAGCCCTAATTTCCGGTAGCACCCTCGCCGCCCCCAAGATCAGCGCCCAGAGCATCATCGTCAATCCCGTGCAGAGCGACCTGGCGGTACAGGTTTCCGTCGACCGCGACAACAGCGGCAGCCAGATCGCCAACTATCAGATCGGGGATAGCGTCCGCGTCAGCGCCACCGTCAATCAGGACGCCTACGTGTACCTGTTCGACATCGATGCCGCTGGCAAGATCACCCAGATTCTGCCCAACCGTTTTCAGAGCGGCGCGAACTTCCTGAAGGCCAACACCACCAAGGTCTTCCCGGCAGCGGGTGACAGCTACACCTTCACCATCGACGGCCCGGTGGGTCTGAACAAGGTGCTGGCAGTGGCCTCCAAGACCGAGCTGAACCTCAGCAACATCTCGCAGTTCCAGAACAACGACTCCTTTGCCACCGGCAAGGTCGAGGGTCAGCAGCAACTCGCGCAGGCCCTGAGCATCGTGGTCAACCCGCTTCCCCAGAACACCTGGGTTTCTGATACCGCGCTCTACAGCGTGTCGGGCAGCCAGAACACCAGCACCGGCAGCCTGTTCGTGGGCAGCAGCGTTCCCGGCAGCATCGTCTTCCTGAACGGGCGTCAGGTGGGTGGAGCCAACGTGACCTACACCGGCCTTCAGCCCGGCAGCTACAACGTGCGCGTTGCGACCCCCGGCTACAACGAGTTCAACGGCACCGTCAGCATCCGTGCAGGCGCAGTCGTGAACCTGAATGTCGATCCGGTGGGCACCGTCGTGACCCCTGTGCAGCCGGTTCGTCCTCCTTCGACTGCGAACATTCAGCTCCGCAGCAGCGTGGCGGGCGCACTGGTCTTCGTAGACGGGCGTCAGGTCGGCAGCATTCAGAACGGCGGCCTGAATCTGAACCTCAGCCGTGGCAGCCACGAGATCGTGCTGATCGCCCCCGGCTACCGCACCTTCGTCAATGTGTACAACGTCAACCAGGGCGGCACCATCACCATCAACCCCACCCGCTAAACAGTTCTTTTCGCAGACCCCCGCTGAACTGGCGGGGGTTTTTTTGCTTGGTCTGACGAACAGGTGGCAGGAGCGGAACTGCCCTGCGTCAGCCTCTGACCATGTTGCGTCCGGCATTTTTGGCTTCATAGAGCCGCTGGTCGGAACGTTCGAACAGGTCAGACAGACTGTCGCCCACCCGGTACGCCGATACCCCGAAGCTGGCGGTCACGGGAATACCGGCCAGTTCGCTGGAGGCGATGTCGCGCCGCAGTTGCTCGGCCAGCATCAGCGCGTCGGTCTTGGTGATGCCCGGCAGAATCACCACGAATTCCTCGCCGCCCCAGCGGGCCACCGTTCCCATTCTGCCGATGTGTCGCCGCAAGCGCCGTGCCGCTGCCCTCAGCACCGCGTCTCCGGCAGGGTGGCCGTGCCGGTCGTTGATGGCCTTGAAGTTGTCGAGGTCGCAGAGCAGCAGACTGAGCGGCTGCTGGTTGTCTCGCGAGCGCTGCATGCCGTGTTCCAGCACTTCCTCGGCGGCAGCGCGGCCCAGCACTTTCGTCAGGGCGTCCATGCGGGCCTCTGCAAGCTGCTGGTGCACCTCCTGGTGGTTCACGAGCCGGTCTTCCACGAAGCGTGACAGCATCGCGCCGATCACGGTCAGAGTCAGCATGACGCAGATCGTCGAGAGCCAGGCATTCAGCGTATCGGGCGAGTGGTGCGGTGCAAAATACAGGCCGCGCAGAATATTGAGAATCAGCAGGCCCGAGATGATACTTCCCAGTCTCCAGGGCAGGACGATGAAGACCAGGATGACGATGACCGGCACCCAGCCCATGTACCCGCTCGGCGGCATGCTGGCGAGCAGAGCCGCCGACATCTCGAAGAGAACGAAGGGCACACACATCGCCGTCAGCGACAGGATCAGAAAATGCAGATTGATCTGCGGCAGCGATGTCAGAACCAGGACGATC
Above is a window of Deinococcus ruber DNA encoding:
- the ruvA gene encoding Holliday junction branch migration protein RuvA, with protein sequence MIAFLSGTVRDIREASVVLMVSGVGYELLCPASTLGHLSVGAPAELHTRLVVREDSMTLYGFLDTDSLRLFDLLTSVSGVGPKLGLALLSAMPPSALAQGLLSGDTSLLSSVSGVGKKTAERLVLELQNKVPEHLAAGMNASGAAAAVSTAGRDAVDALMALGFRDAQVRAAVAELLSQDSTLSADTLIRRALGKLR
- a CDS encoding TM2 domain-containing protein — its product is MTNDPDRFGVQAPAGSAGNSGRVSLDKTAPDADGSAPYGGVPVPPSPVSQQGGPSPWPNSAGQSAPLPQSDIAQKKLIAGLLGIFLGSLGVHKFYLGINQSGIIMLGLTVGGWILFTLLAIILIGFVFLLLPAAVGLIGLIEGILYLTKTDADFEREYVVGKKLWF
- a CDS encoding acyl-CoA thioesterase, which codes for MTDSSEVVGFPVSHPLRVRWAEVDAQQVVFNGHYLMYADVCCTEYFRAAGVELWTPSALTAAEHHPDALDAYVVRATLDYRAPARFDDLLLLRGRIARLGNSSFTFECCIERGPTLLCRVELIYVNAHAGASVSLPSSFRVAVRALQGDPESSPSET
- the lepB gene encoding signal peptidase I, coding for MTVPPSPPLPRRSLLRHIWRVWVLGAILPIWLLITFGFTFARVDGNSMNPTLHSGDVALLLKYPRWLRAWGLSQTYPRRGDIVVFKAPATSEYAFQQGPFGRYRPYNIKRVIGLPGETVSISGGKVHIGGKVLPEPYASGDTPSDEDPVRVPAGSVFVMGDNRILGESVDSRYYGPVPLSDVAGPANLHVSLGLDSGSP
- a CDS encoding deoxyguanosinetriphosphate triphosphohydrolase, yielding MFDRAALETREAQTLAPYATLSQSSRGRLYPEPESPRRTAFQKDRDRVLHTAAFRRLEYKTQVFLNAQGDHYRTRLTHTLEVAQAARSVALNLGLNETLAETISLAHDLGHPPFGHAGESILDGLAAAHGGFDHNLQTVRIVTELEDRYPDFPGLNLTRETLDGLAKHAHLSSGQHTLEAQLVNVADGLAYSAHDLDDGLRSGLIAPHDLRGLPLWEHLTARLHLDPDHVGEKDRRSIQRELLGWLIDDLTTHSHEQLKAAGIVSPQQVAAHPSTLIAFSPAMHSGLSELNRFLFERLYRHPRVLRQVAQAEHCLESLYRAFLKRPAMLPPGARSRLEGNGLERTVCDHIAGMTDRYALEEYRSLHGIAPELGF
- a CDS encoding 23S rRNA (pseudouridine(1915)-N(3))-methyltransferase RlmH — protein: MRLHLITVGEPRLSYARAGWDEYTLRLKHYHKLSVTHVPGSTPHKESQAILKAAGRAPVIALDPRGKQWSSEELSDFIDTQGLRSVGELAFAIGGPDGHSDELRAAAHTLWSLGKLTLPHDLAMVVLAEALYRAATISRGEPYHRG
- the pfkA gene encoding 6-phosphofructokinase — encoded protein: MTQTDAHSSEAQLDAATVPSGSTSTTPKPRRIAVLTSGGDAPGMNAAIRAVVRAATFHGVEVVGVRRGFQGLHQGDMRLLGPRDVANIIQRGGTVLLTARSHTWRTPEGRTLGAGHLKAWGVDGLIVIGGDGSFHGAHYLQQEHGIPVIGVPGTIDNDLYGTDHTIGYFTAVETALDAVDKLRDTAASHERIFVVEVMGRHAGHIALDVAVAGGAEEVFLPEEEHPAEHIAQVVRDSAAKGKASSILIVAEGYPGGGEAVARAVEAQTGLDTRLTILGHIQRGGSPVSSDRVLASRLGEAAVLALIEGKSDIMVGRGNGGMTFTPLHETWEKSKDVSRDLYRCAKTLSV
- a CDS encoding DUF4384 domain-containing protein, with product MKKILTISAAVTAALISGSTLAAPKISAQSIIVNPVQSDLAVQVSVDRDNSGSQIANYQIGDSVRVSATVNQDAYVYLFDIDAAGKITQILPNRFQSGANFLKANTTKVFPAAGDSYTFTIDGPVGLNKVLAVASKTELNLSNISQFQNNDSFATGKVEGQQQLAQALSIVVNPLPQNTWVSDTALYSVSGSQNTSTGSLFVGSSVPGSIVFLNGRQVGGANVTYTGLQPGSYNVRVATPGYNEFNGTVSIRAGAVVNLNVDPVGTVVTPVQPVRPPSTANIQLRSSVAGALVFVDGRQVGSIQNGGLNLNLSRGSHEIVLIAPGYRTFVNVYNVNQGGTITINPTR
- the rsmI gene encoding 16S rRNA (cytidine(1402)-2'-O)-methyltransferase; this encodes MTVSKAVGCVWLVPTPLGNLGDITLRAIEVLRNCDAVACEDTRRSGQLLTHLGISRPLVRLDAHTMNRAPGILEQYPRLAYVSDAGTPGISDPGAELLRLALELGHRAEVLPGPTAFVPALILSGLDSGRFTFEGFLPRSGRERRERLKAVVERPETSLIYESPHRLHATLTELAALCAAHRPDAPERQASVTRELSKKFEETRRGTLAELAAHFSGGVKGEIVLVLAGAPEQPRPTPDADHSALAAGWAAEGKTLRDIRELLQAAGLRKNDAYELALRALQGVAPQKRGADHQEPYDPD
- a CDS encoding GGDEF domain-containing protein, coding for MSATSSRPSLPARQVASSLEQGRRVALQVVCAGYWLYLLLHMLLLPTLRFDPLGPELMTGYLGLIVLVLTSLPQINLHFLILSLTAMCVPFVLFEMSAALLASMPPSGYMGWVPVIVILVFIVLPWRLGSIISGLLILNILRGLYFAPHHSPDTLNAWLSTICVMLTLTVIGAMLSRFVEDRLVNHQEVHQQLAEARMDALTKVLGRAAAEEVLEHGMQRSRDNQQPLSLLLCDLDNFKAINDRHGHPAGDAVLRAAARRLRRHIGRMGTVARWGGEEFVVILPGITKTDALMLAEQLRRDIASSELAGIPVTASFGVSAYRVGDSLSDLFERSDQRLYEAKNAGRNMVRG